The genomic window GCTCCAGGGAGGCGCGCAGGAATGGCCGCGCGAGTACGCCCTCGAGGATCTCGCGGCGGACTGGGGAGTCGTGTATGCGCGCTGGCAGGCCTGGGCGGCCGGGTCGACCGAGGAAAGCCTCGCCGAGCGAATCTCCTACCGCGACATGAAGGGCAACCCGTGGATCACTCCCGTCTGGCAGATCGTGCTCCACGTCGTCAATCACGGGACGCATCACCGGGGACAGGTCGCCGGCTTCCTCCGCGCGATGGGAAGGACGCCGCCGCCCCTCGATCTGATCGCGTTCTATCGCGAGCTCGACGGCGCGGCCGCCCGCCCCGCGGGATCGTGAAAAGGAACCGCCCCCTCCGGAGAGGGGGCGGCGAGGAGAGCGACCCGAAGAAGGGTCGGTCAGTGTCCCGGTGTCATCATCGGGCAGTCGTCGGGCATGCCGTGCGGGCCCATCGCATGCATCCCTTCGCCGCAGCATCCCGGCATCCCGCCGGTCCTGCCGTGCATCATCGGGTGGCCTTCGCCCATTCCGCCGCCGCAGCACGCCATTCCGCCCATTCCCGGCATGCCGGGCATTCCGCCCATCATCTGCTCGTGGAAAGCGACGAGACGATCGAGCGCGGTCTCGAGCGCCGCGACCTTCTTTTCGCCGCGGGCTTTCTTCGCTTCGTCGACCGAGGCGCGGATTTCCTTCCACGCGGCGGCCGTCTTGTCGGCCATCGCCTTGCGGGAATCCATCATCTTCTGACGTTGCGCCGCCATCTCCTGGCAATGCTTCGCGCAGGCATCGGCGTCGAATCCGCGAGGCGGGGCGGGCTTGTCCTCCGCCGCGGCGGCCGCGGCGACGACGAGCGCCGCGGCGATGGAAAAGATTCTCAGTCGAGTCATCTTGGGTTCCTCCCTTCGAACCGCCGCCAATGTAATCCGCGGCGAGGGGGGCGTTCGTGATCCAAGTGAATCAGGGAAGGCTCTGCCGACGGCCGCCCTTCGGCAGCCGGGAGTGGCATTCCGTCCGCCGGGCCTTTATCGTTCCGGTGTCGGCCGTACCGCGACGAAAGGAGCTGCCGTGAACGACTCGTCCAATGCCGGCCCCCGTCCTGCGGGGGAACTTCCTCCGCGGCGGGCGAACCGCAGCGGGGCGGCGACCGGGATCCTCCTGATCGTCGTCGGAGCGGCTCTCCTCCTCGCGCAGCTGCGAATGCTCTCCCTCGCGCCGCTCGGGCACTGGTGGCCCGTGCTGCTGATCGGGTTCGGCATGCTTCGTCTCTTCGGCGGGCCGCGCCAGCGCTGGAGCGGGTACTGGATCCTGGTCACCGGAATCTACGGGGCGATCGGCGAATGGGGGCCGTTCGGCCTGACATGGGCCGACGCCTGGCCGATCTTCATCATCGCCGCGGGAGTCGGGATCCTCGGCCGAAGCGGTCCGCGGCCGTGGTTCACTCCGGACACGCCCCGCCGGCCGAACTGACTCTCCGGCGGCGGCCGACGCCCGCCGTCAATCCGCGGCGGCCGTGCGACGGGCCGGCGCCTCTCTCTCCGCGGGCGCCCGCCGCGAACTCCCGTAGAGGAGAATCAGCGACACGGCGCCCACGACCGCGAGCGCCGCGAGCGCGACGCGGAGGGTGAGGACCTCGCCTCCGAGAACGATGCCGAGGATCACCGCGACGATGGGATTGACGAACGCGTACGTCGAGACGCGGTCGGGCGCGACGACCTTCAGCAGCCAGACGTAAGCCGAGAACCCGACGACCGACCCGAACACGATCAGATAGCCGAGCGCCCCGAGGGACCGGGCCGAGAGGGCGCGAAGATGGAGCGCCGATCCTTCGCCCCCGGCGAGTCCCGCGATCCAGAGGGCGGCGCCCCCCGCGAGCGCCTCCATCGCCGTCGCGAGAAGCGTCTCCTTCGGAAGCGGCGCCCGGCGGCTCCAGAGCGACCCGATCGACCAGGAGAGCGCCGCGACGACGAGCGCGCCGGCCGGAACGAGAGGGACCGCGTCGCCGCTTCGATGGGGAAGGACGAGGATCGCGATGCCGCCGAGTCCGAGGACGAGGCCGGCGAAGACCGGGAAAGCCGGGCGGCGCCGCTCTCCGGCCGCCGAGAGGGCGACCATCCAGAGCGGAACCGACGCGACGATCAGCGCCGCCGGTCCCGACGCCATGCGCGTCTCGGCCCACGAGACCAGACCGTTTCCGCCGAGCAGGAGGAGCGCGCCGATCGCCGCCGCCGCCTTCCAGTGCCGTGCCGTCGGTCGCGGCGCCCCTTTACGGCGGGCGAACGCGTACAGGATCGCTCCCGCCGCGAGGTGCCGCGTTCCGGCCATGAGAAACGGCGGGATCGTCGCGACCGCGAAGCGGATCGCGAGGTAAGTGGAACCCCAGACGAAATAGACGGCCGCGAATGCGGCGACGACGGCGGATCGGGAGGGATGCTTCATCGGCTCCGAGTCTCTCCTCACCGCGGAAGATTTTCCCGCCGGAAACGGACGTCGAAAGGGCCACTTTCGCGGATGGCGCGAGACCGGTCAGGCCGATCTCCGGCGAGGAGGAGGTTTCCTCCTCTGATTCCGGCGGCGCGGTCGTCGCGCCGCCGCCGTGTCCGAATCGGCCGCGGCGGTTGCTCGGCCGTCGCGGCGCAAATGCTCGGCGAGCGCGTCGAGCCGGCGCTCCCAGAAGTGCCGGTATTCCTCGAGCCACGCCGACGCATCGCGCATCGGCTCCGGCTCGAGCGCGCACCAGTGGGCGCGTCCCTCCTTGCGCGTCCGCACGAGGCCGGCCTGCTCGAGCACCCGCACGTGTTTCGAGACGGCCGGCAGAGAAACGGGAAAGGGACGGGCGAGCTCCGAGATCGTCGCGTCGCCGAGCGAAAGACGGGCGAGGATCGCCCGCCGCGTGGCGTCGGCGAGGGCGGAAAAGGCCGCGTCGAGGTTTCGGATTTTATTAACCATATGGTTTAGTGTTCTCGCGGCGCGAGGCCCTGTCAAGCGGGTTCCTCGAAACCGTTGCTCAAATCGGAAACGGTTTTGCCCTCGTTCCAAACGAGATCCTCCAATGTCATATTTATGCTTTACCTTCAATAACTTACGCTGAATTTTTCATTGAAAACACGGGTGGGCGTTGGTTACGCTGGCCGTCATTCGGAACATCGTTTTCCCTCGTTTTTCCAGAATCTCTTTTTCAGAAGGAGGAAGGATGATCACGCGCAAATGGCTCGCGTTCGGCATCTCCGCGGCTGCCGTCTTCGCGCTCGGCGGAACGCGGCCGTCGGCGGCCCAGGGCTCCGACGACACGAGCTACAAGAACTCCGTCGGGCCCCAGACGCCCGACACGAACGATCCGGACGGCGACTCCGCGGAGAACCCGCGCGGCCGGTCGGAGTGGAGGGACAGCCGGGTCAACGGCCCCCTCCCATCCTCGTTCAGCCGGGACTTCGTCTCCGCCGGAAAGGCCGCCCGAGCGGCGCATCGCGGATCGCTCCCGAGCGGCGGAACCGGCACGTGGGTCTCGCTCGGACCCACGAACGCGAATCAGTTCCAGAACGGCGTGACCAAACCCGCGGTCGACAGCGGCCGGCTCCGCAACATCCTTCCCGATCCCCGCAACGGCGACGTCGTCTACGTCCTGTCGTCGTCGGGCGGGCTCTGGAAGACGACGAACTTCACCGCGAACAAGCCGACGTGGTCTCCGAGAGCGGACTTTCTCTTCGCCGAATCCGGCGGCAGCGCCGCCTTCGGCCGGACGCCGGACGTCCTCTATCTCGGATCGGGCGATCCGTTCGAGCAGGGCGTCGGGGGTTTCGTCTACAAGTCGGTCGACGGGGCCGCCACCTGGAACGACGGCGTCTGGCTGCCGGGAGTGACGACGATCCACGACATCAAGGTGGACACGTCCCAGGGTTCGACGACCGCGGACGACATCGTGCTCGTCGCGACCGACGCGGGGCTCTTCCGCTCGGCCGACGGGGGCGCGACGTTCGCCCTCGCCTCCGACATCAACGCGTTTCCTCCCTTCACCACGGAAGTCTGGAGCCTGGCGCCGACGAGCGCGGGCTGGATCGCATCCTCCGCGGTCTGGATCACGTGCCCCAACTGCCTCGAGTTCACCGTGATGTACGTGTCGGCGGATCACGGGGCCAGCTGGTCGTTCATCCCCGACGCGGGCACGACCCCGATCTCCGATTTCTCGGCCGGCCGGGCGACGCTCGCCGCGAATCCGGGATCGAACGTCGTATACGCCGAAGTCGCCAACAACGACGGCAGCGATCAGGTCGACATCTACAAGTCGACCGACGGCGGTCTCGACTGGGCGGCGCTCGGCGTGAACGCGAAGACCCCGACGAATCCGAACGTCTTCAACCCCGACGTGAACCTGATGCACGGGCAGGCCTGGTACAACCAGATGATCGTGACGGATCCCGCCGATACGACGGGGAACACCGTCTACGCCGGCGGCAACTACAGCTCGGCGGTTTCCCGCGACGGCGGGAACACCTGGACGCTCCTCTCGAGCTGGCTCGGCCAGTACTCGAACAAGCCTCCGGGCCCGCACAACCAGCCGGCGGATCCGATCGTCCTCCCGTACGTGCACGCGGACTTCCACGCCGCCGCGATCTCGGTGATCGGAGGGAAGAAGACGATCTTCTTCGGAAGCGACGGCGGCATCTTCTATTCGACCGACGAGGGAAAGTCGTTCCAGAACAACGCGAACGAGGGGCTCGTCACGCACCTCATCTACGCGCTCGCCTCCGGTACGAAAGACTCCGACAACGTGCTCATCGGACTCCAGGACAACGGCACCCGCTATCGGGTGTCCTCGTCGACGACTTACCGCGGGTCGATCGGCGGCGACGGCTTCGGCGTGGGATGGAGCCAGGCGAACAACGACTTCACGTTCGGAAGCTACACGTTCCTGAAGATCTTCCGCTCGACGAACAATCCCCCGAATCAGCAGACGAAGTTCGTCAACCTCCGGGCGAGCACGAACCTCGGCGACTACGCCGGAGACTCCAACTTCGTGACGCCGTTCGCGACGCCGACGGCCTCCGCGGACCCGACCGGCGCCCGCTTTTATACCTACACGAACCATTACGTCCTCGGAACCGCAGACGGCGGGAACACCTGGAACGAGGTGTGGAAGTCCAGCGACGGATCGATCATCCGGCCCGACAGTTTCGCGGTCGGGCTGGAGGCGCACGACCTCAACGACGTTGCCGCGATCGGAAACGCGGGACTCATCCGGTACACGACGGACGGCGGCGCCACATGGACGTCGAAGAACGTGATCACCCTCCTCCCCGGCTGGCAGGGGTTTAACTCGACGATCACGATCTCGAAGAACCCGGGCGATCCGACGCATCCGATCCTGTACGTCGGGTCGGAGAACACCGCGCTCGGCTCGATGCACATCGCCAAGAGCGTCGACGGCGGGAGCACCTGGACCGACGTCACGCAGTGGGCGGCGTTCCCGGTCAACAAGCTCCTCGTCGATCCGGACGACGCGAACGTCGTGTACGCCTCGACGTGGCTCGGGGTGCTCTACACGACCGACGGGGGGGCGAGCTGGGACTTCCTCGGGCCCAACCTTCCGCTCGTCGAAGCGACCGACCTCTATCTCTCCCCGGACGGATCGTTCCTTCGGGCGGCGACGTACGGCCGCGGCGTCTGGCAGATCACCCTCAAGTAGAGCCTCCTCTCGACCGCGATGGGGGCCGCCCGGCGAGGGCGGCCCCTTTTTCCTGTCCTAAGATTGACGCCGGAAGGAGAGAGCCATGTCCGTCAAACCGATTCCCGAGGGCTACCACGCGCTGACGCCGTATCTGATCGTCGACGGGGCCGCCGCCGCGATCGACTTCTACGTCAAGGCGTTCGGAGCGGTCGAACTGATGCGCATGCCGGCGCCCAACGGCCGGATCGGGCACGCGGAGGTCCGGATCGGCGATTCGCATCTGATGCTCGCCGACGAGGACCCGGCGATGGGATATCGCGGCCCGAAGTCCGGCGGGGGCAACGCGATCAGCCTTCTGCTGTACGTCGCGGACTGCGACGCGGTGATCAGCCGGGCGGTCGCGGCCGGCGCGACGCTGACGCGGCCCCCCGCGGACCAGTTCTACGGCGACCGGTCCGGAGGGGTCACCGATCCGTTCGGGCACTCCTGGTACGTGTCGACGCACGTCCGCGACGTCTCCGACGAGGAGATGAGGCGGGTCGTGGACGAGAAGATCCGGACAGCCGGGAAGAAATAGGCGGGCGGCGGAAGGTCAGGCCGCCGTTCCTTCCCGCTGCCGGACGACGAGCGTCCGGACGCTCTCGACGATCGCCGTAGGCTGCGGCACGAACGCCTGCTCGAGAGCCCAGCTCGACGGCGCCGGCGCGTCCGGTCCCGTGATCCGCACGACGGGCGCGCGCAGCCGGTCGAACGCCTTCTCCGCCGCCGTCGCGGCCACTTCGGCGCCGACGCCGCACGTGCGGCTCGCCTCGTGGACGACGACGAGCCGTCCGGTCCGCCGGACCGATTCGAGAACGGTCTCCTCGTCCCACGGCTTGACGGAGCGGAGGTCGATGACCTCGGCGGATATCCCCTCGGCGGCAAGGGTGTCGGCCGCGGCCGCGCACGCCGGAACCATCTTCGCGTAGGCGACGAGCGTCACGTCCGTGCCCCGCCGGCACACCGCGGCTTTGCCGATCGGCACGACGTGTTCCCCTTCCGGGACGTCGCCCTCCGCGTGGAGGAGCGGCATGTCGGCGAAGAACATCACCGGGTTCTCGTCGCGGATCGCCGACTTCATCAGTCCCTTGAAGTCGGCCGGCGTCGAGGGCATCACGACCTTGATTCCGGGGGTATGGGCGAACCACGCCTCGATGTTCTGGTTGTGCTGGGCCCCGACCGTCCAGCCGCACCCCGTCATCGCCATCGCCACGAGCGGAAAGGAGAACTGGCCCCCCGAAACGTACCGGAGCTTTCCGGCGCTGTTGACGAGCTCCTCCATCGAGAAGCAGATGAACGGAGCGAAGAGGAGGTCGATCACCGGGCGGAGCCCGGTTGCGGCGGCGCCGGCGGCGGTGCCCGCGATGATTCCCTCCGCGAGCGGGGTGTTCCGCACGCGGGCGCCTCCGAACTCGGCGACGAGTTCGCGGCGCTTCGTCGCGACGCCTTCGCCGAACATGACGACCCGGGGATCGCGCCGCATCTCCTCGGCGATCGCTTCTCCCATGGCCTGCATCGCGCTCATTCTGGGCATGGCTTCTCCTTCGCGCCGGTTCAGGCGTAGACGTCCGTCGTGACTTCCTCGGGGGCGGGGAAGGGCGACGAGGCGGCGAACTGCGCCGCGGCGTCGATCCGCGCCCGCGCGTCCCGCTCCATCGCCTCGAAATCGGCATCCGCGAGCTCGCCGGCCGCGCGAAGGCGCGCCCGGAGCGCCGGAATCGGATCGCGCGCCTTCCACGACGCGAGCTCGCCGGGGTCCACGTAAGACTGGTCGTCCGGCTCGAAATGGCCGCGCAGGCGGTACGTGTAGGTCTCGAGCAGGAAGGGACGCTTCGTGCGGCGAATCGACTCGATCGCCTCCGCCGCCGCCGCGTGCACCGCCTCGACGTCGTTGCCGTCGACCGTGCGTCCTTCGATCCCGTACGCCGACGCGCGGTCGGCGATGTGGTCGATCCGCATCGTCTCCCTGCGAGGCACGTAGGCCTGCCACTGGTTGTTCTCGCAGACGTAGAGGATCGGGAGATTCCAGACGGCCGCGAGATTGACGGACTCGTGGAAGATCCCTTCGCAGGCCGCGCCGTCGCCGAAGAAACAGGCCACGATCGCGTCCTCTCCGAGCAGGGTGAGCGACAGCGCGACGCCGGTCGCGAGCGAAAGCTCGCCGCCCACGATCGTCGACGTCAGGATCACGCCGAGATCCTTGACGGAGATGTGAAGCGTTCCGCTCTTCCCTTTGCAGTAGCCGGTCGCGCGCCCGGCGATCTCGGCCATCATCCGGCCCGGATCGGCCCCTCGCGCGAGGAGATGGCCGGCGCTCCGATGGTTCGTCAGGATCCGGTCCTTCGGGCCGAGCGCCGAGACGACGCCCACGGCCGAAGCCTCCTGGCCGACCGACGTGCAGGTCCCCGCCGCCTTGCCCTCGGACTGGAGCGCGACGTTCTTCTCCTCGAAGGCGCGGATCAGGAGCATCCGCTCGAGCATCGATCTTCGCGGGTCGTGGTCGGTCATTTCTCCTCCGGGGCGCGAATCTATCAGGACCGAGGGTCGCCGGGGGCGTCGCCGCGGCCTTCGCGGCGGTCGAGCCGGCGCTTGAGCGGCAGCAGGGCCCGAAGCGTCAGAAAATTCAGGATCGCGAGGACGAAAGCGATGTCGAGACGGCCGAACGCGACCGCCGCGCCGACGGCTCCCATCGACCAGACGCTCGCCGCCGCCGCCGTGCCGCTCACCGTCGCGCCTTCGCGGAGGATCGCACCGCCGCCGACGAATCCGATCCCGGTCATCAGCCCCTGGAGGGCGCGAAGGTCGCCGGTTCCCGGGGCGCCCTGCACCGCGACCAGCATGTAGCCGCAGCTCGCGACGGCGACGATCGGGAACGTCCGGATGCCCAGGATCCCTCCTTCCCGTTCCCCCTGCCAGCCGGCGGGGAGCGCGAAGACGTAGGACAGGGCCATCTTTCCGGCGGTTTCCATCACGTTGGAAGTTCCGAGGTCCATGACGGCCATGGCGTCTCCTCCTCGCGACTTCCCGATCATAGCCGTTGATCCGACTGCATCTGGCGCCCCGCGCCGCGGCGCGGGACGATTCTTCCGGAGGCCCGCCGATGTCTTCAGCCGCGGTCCCGCGATCGAAGCCGCCCGGCGAAAGACCTTCGTTTCGCCGCGGCCTGTGGCGGCTCGCCGATCCGAAGATCTCTCTCGCGTCGATGGCGGGGATGTTCCTGGGGGCGGCGGCCGCGGCGCGCGGCGGCGCGCTCTCGCCGGCGTGGCTCGCGCTCACGGTCGCCGGAATCTTCGCGATCGAGGTCGCCAAGAACGCGTCGGGGGAAATCTTCGATTTCGATTCGGGGACCGATCTCGCCGTCGCTCCCGAAGAGCGGACGCCGTTCTCGGGGGGGAAGCGCGTGCTCGTGGACGGGCTCCTCACGCGGAGCCAGACGAAAGGGATCGCCTGGGCCGGGTACGCGCTCGGCGCGGCCGCCGGGATCGCGATCGCCTTCTTTCGCGAGCCGGCGGCGCTCGCCTTCGGCGCCGCGGGGGTCGCGCTCGCCTTCTTCTACCACGCTCCTCCCGCGCGGCTTTCGTACCGGGGGTGGGGGGAGGCGGCCGTCGCGATCGTCTACGGTCCGCTGATCGTGCTGGGGACGGAGACGGTCCAGCGCGGCCGCCCGTCGGCTCTCGCCCTGCTCGCCTCGATCCCGCTCGGCCTCATGATCGGCGCGTTCCTCTGGGTCAACGAGATCCCGGACCGCCGCGCGGACGCTTCCGCGGGGAAGCGGACGCTGGTCGTCCGCCTCGGGCCGAAGCGCGCCGCGGCGTCGTACGCCGGCATCGTGGCTGCGGCTTTCCTTCTCCAGGCGATCCTTCCCTGGGCGGCTCGCGCGCCGGGCGCGGCGCTCGGGATGCTCGCGCTTCCTCCCGCCGTCGCCGCCGCCCTTCTCCTCGACCGGGGGCGCGCCGGGACCGGGCGGATCGCCTCGGCGCAGGCTTTGACTCTCGTGTCGTTCCTGATCCTCGCCGTGGCCGGCGGGATCGGCCTCGCCGTCGTCTGACGGGGACGGCGTCCGGGCCTAAGCCAGCGATTTCGCGAAGAACGACGAAAGCGCCGCGGCGA from Thermoanaerobaculia bacterium includes these protein-coding regions:
- a CDS encoding DinB family protein, which gives rise to MAVSPETVRRHLAYTEWATARLLGAARELPPQDLLRDFGTADKSVLGTLTHLFGADRVWLARLQGGAQEWPREYALEDLAADWGVVYARWQAWAAGSTEESLAERISYRDMKGNPWITPVWQIVLHVVNHGTHHRGQVAGFLRAMGRTPPPLDLIAFYRELDGAAARPAGS
- a CDS encoding DUF5668 domain-containing protein, which codes for MNDSSNAGPRPAGELPPRRANRSGAATGILLIVVGAALLLAQLRMLSLAPLGHWWPVLLIGFGMLRLFGGPRQRWSGYWILVTGIYGAIGEWGPFGLTWADAWPIFIIAAGVGILGRSGPRPWFTPDTPRRPN
- a CDS encoding EamA family transporter encodes the protein MKHPSRSAVVAAFAAVYFVWGSTYLAIRFAVATIPPFLMAGTRHLAAGAILYAFARRKGAPRPTARHWKAAAAIGALLLLGGNGLVSWAETRMASGPAALIVASVPLWMVALSAAGERRRPAFPVFAGLVLGLGGIAILVLPHRSGDAVPLVPAGALVVAALSWSIGSLWSRRAPLPKETLLATAMEALAGGAALWIAGLAGGEGSALHLRALSARSLGALGYLIVFGSVVGFSAYVWLLKVVAPDRVSTYAFVNPIVAVILGIVLGGEVLTLRVALAALAVVGAVSLILLYGSSRRAPAEREAPARRTAAAD
- a CDS encoding metalloregulator ArsR/SmtB family transcription factor, with amino-acid sequence MVNKIRNLDAAFSALADATRRAILARLSLGDATISELARPFPVSLPAVSKHVRVLEQAGLVRTRKEGRAHWCALEPEPMRDASAWLEEYRHFWERRLDALAEHLRRDGRATAAADSDTAAARRPRRRNQRRKPPPRRRSA
- a CDS encoding VOC family protein; amino-acid sequence: MSVKPIPEGYHALTPYLIVDGAAAAIDFYVKAFGAVELMRMPAPNGRIGHAEVRIGDSHLMLADEDPAMGYRGPKSGGGNAISLLLYVADCDAVISRAVAAGATLTRPPADQFYGDRSGGVTDPFGHSWYVSTHVRDVSDEEMRRVVDEKIRTAGKK
- a CDS encoding pyruvate dehydrogenase complex E1 component subunit beta; this translates as MPRMSAMQAMGEAIAEEMRRDPRVVMFGEGVATKRRELVAEFGGARVRNTPLAEGIIAGTAAGAAATGLRPVIDLLFAPFICFSMEELVNSAGKLRYVSGGQFSFPLVAMAMTGCGWTVGAQHNQNIEAWFAHTPGIKVVMPSTPADFKGLMKSAIRDENPVMFFADMPLLHAEGDVPEGEHVVPIGKAAVCRRGTDVTLVAYAKMVPACAAAADTLAAEGISAEVIDLRSVKPWDEETVLESVRRTGRLVVVHEASRTCGVGAEVAATAAEKAFDRLRAPVVRITGPDAPAPSSWALEQAFVPQPTAIVESVRTLVVRQREGTAA
- a CDS encoding thiamine pyrophosphate-dependent dehydrogenase E1 component subunit alpha, giving the protein MTDHDPRRSMLERMLLIRAFEEKNVALQSEGKAAGTCTSVGQEASAVGVVSALGPKDRILTNHRSAGHLLARGADPGRMMAEIAGRATGYCKGKSGTLHISVKDLGVILTSTIVGGELSLATGVALSLTLLGEDAIVACFFGDGAACEGIFHESVNLAAVWNLPILYVCENNQWQAYVPRRETMRIDHIADRASAYGIEGRTVDGNDVEAVHAAAAEAIESIRRTKRPFLLETYTYRLRGHFEPDDQSYVDPGELASWKARDPIPALRARLRAAGELADADFEAMERDARARIDAAAQFAASSPFPAPEEVTTDVYA
- a CDS encoding MgtC/SapB family protein, with the protein product MAVMDLGTSNVMETAGKMALSYVFALPAGWQGEREGGILGIRTFPIVAVASCGYMLVAVQGAPGTGDLRALQGLMTGIGFVGGGAILREGATVSGTAAAASVWSMGAVGAAVAFGRLDIAFVLAILNFLTLRALLPLKRRLDRREGRGDAPGDPRS
- a CDS encoding prenyltransferase yields the protein MSSAAVPRSKPPGERPSFRRGLWRLADPKISLASMAGMFLGAAAAARGGALSPAWLALTVAGIFAIEVAKNASGEIFDFDSGTDLAVAPEERTPFSGGKRVLVDGLLTRSQTKGIAWAGYALGAAAGIAIAFFREPAALAFGAAGVALAFFYHAPPARLSYRGWGEAAVAIVYGPLIVLGTETVQRGRPSALALLASIPLGLMIGAFLWVNEIPDRRADASAGKRTLVVRLGPKRAAASYAGIVAAAFLLQAILPWAARAPGAALGMLALPPAVAAALLLDRGRAGTGRIASAQALTLVSFLILAVAGGIGLAVV